A window of Auraticoccus monumenti contains these coding sequences:
- a CDS encoding DNA-3-methyladenine glycosylase — protein MPETSGPDGPGADHPVLAEARALLGAVLHGHGVSVRLSEVEAYAGPDDPASHAFTRTPRSAIMYGPAMRLYVYRSYGIHLCANVVTGPEGEGRAVLLRAGEVVRGHELAAGRRRTDDPVRLARGPGNLASALGLGLEDLGADLQGPPEPWLEPGEPLPDASVLAGPRVGVSRAEERPWRFWVAGDPTVSAYRRSPRAPS, from the coding sequence GTGCCTGAGACCAGCGGCCCGGACGGGCCGGGTGCCGACCACCCGGTCCTGGCCGAGGCGCGGGCCCTGCTGGGCGCCGTGCTGCACGGCCACGGGGTGTCGGTGCGGCTGAGCGAGGTGGAGGCCTACGCCGGACCCGACGACCCGGCCTCGCACGCCTTCACCCGCACCCCGCGCTCGGCCATCATGTACGGCCCGGCGATGCGGCTCTACGTCTACCGCTCCTACGGCATCCACCTCTGCGCCAACGTGGTGACCGGACCCGAGGGGGAGGGGCGGGCGGTGCTGCTCCGCGCCGGTGAGGTGGTGCGCGGTCACGAGCTGGCCGCCGGGCGCCGCCGCACCGACGACCCGGTCCGGCTGGCCCGCGGCCCCGGGAACCTCGCCTCGGCCCTCGGGCTCGGGCTGGAGGACCTGGGCGCCGACCTGCAGGGACCGCCGGAGCCCTGGCTCGAGCCGGGGGAACCGCTGCCGGACGCCTCGGTGCTGGCTGGTCCGCGGGTCGGGGTGAGCCGCGCGGAGGAGCGTCCCTGGCGGTTCTGGGTGGCCGGCGACCCCACCGTCTCGGCCTACCGACGGTCCCCACGCGCACCGTCCTGA
- the fabI gene encoding enoyl-ACP reductase FabI, with translation MGILDGKNILVAGVTLNTSIGFATAKVAQEQGATVVVSNFGRAMGITRRVIKKLPSEPALLELNVSDEEQLAALPEQLRQHVDSLDGIVHSIAFGNPETALGGKFLTTPWPDVATALQVSAYSLASLTMACKPLMGPGSAVVGLTFDATISWPGYDWMGVAKAALESTSRYLARYLGAEGIRSNLVAAGPLESLAKKAIPGTEAYNTIWDERAPLGWDPKDFEPTARAVVALLSDWFPATTGEIVHVDGGVHAMGA, from the coding sequence ATGGGCATCCTGGACGGTAAGAACATCCTGGTGGCGGGAGTCACCCTCAACACCTCGATCGGCTTCGCCACCGCCAAGGTCGCCCAGGAGCAGGGCGCCACCGTGGTCGTCTCCAACTTCGGGCGGGCGATGGGCATCACCCGGCGGGTGATCAAGAAGCTGCCCAGCGAGCCCGCGCTGCTGGAGCTCAACGTCTCCGACGAGGAGCAGCTGGCCGCGCTGCCCGAGCAGCTGCGCCAGCACGTGGACTCCCTGGACGGGATCGTGCACTCGATCGCCTTCGGCAACCCCGAGACGGCCCTGGGCGGGAAGTTCCTCACCACCCCGTGGCCGGACGTGGCCACCGCCCTCCAGGTGTCGGCCTACTCCCTGGCCTCGCTCACCATGGCGTGCAAGCCGCTGATGGGCCCGGGGTCGGCGGTCGTCGGGCTCACCTTCGACGCCACCATCTCCTGGCCCGGCTACGACTGGATGGGCGTGGCCAAGGCCGCGCTGGAGAGCACCAGCCGCTACCTCGCCCGCTACCTCGGCGCGGAGGGCATCCGCAGCAACCTGGTGGCCGCCGGCCCGCTGGAGTCGCTGGCCAAGAAGGCCATCCCCGGCACCGAGGCCTACAACACCATCTGGGACGAGCGGGCTCCGCTGGGGTGGGACCCCAAGGACTTCGAGCCCACCGCCAGGGCGGTCGTGGCCCTGCTCAGCGACTGGTTCCCCGCCACCACCGGCGAGATCGTCCACGTCGACGGCGGCGTGCACGCGATGGGTGCCTGA
- the fabG gene encoding 3-oxoacyl-ACP reductase FabG has protein sequence MPEQETKESRVVLVTGGSRGIGRAITERFVASGHRVAATYRSGDVPDGALPVRCELTDPEQVEQAFATVEAELGPVEVLVANAGITRDTLLLRMSETDFTDVVETNLTASFRLAKRASRSMMRARFGRMVFISSVVGQLGSAGQVNYAASKAGLVGVARSITRELGGRGITANVVAPGFIETDMTAGLSETQVAEYRSRIPAARLGAVQEVAAVVEFLAGDAAGYVSGAIIPVDGGLGMGH, from the coding sequence GTGCCTGAGCAGGAGACGAAGGAATCACGTGTGGTGCTGGTCACCGGCGGCAGCCGGGGGATCGGCCGGGCCATCACCGAGCGGTTCGTGGCCTCGGGTCACCGGGTGGCGGCCACCTACCGCAGCGGGGACGTCCCCGACGGCGCCCTGCCGGTGCGCTGCGAGCTGACCGACCCCGAGCAGGTCGAGCAGGCCTTCGCGACGGTCGAGGCCGAGCTGGGGCCGGTCGAGGTGCTGGTGGCCAACGCCGGGATCACCCGCGACACCCTGCTGCTGCGGATGAGCGAGACCGACTTCACCGACGTCGTCGAGACCAACCTGACCGCCTCCTTCCGGCTGGCCAAGCGGGCGTCCCGGTCGATGATGCGGGCCCGCTTCGGCCGGATGGTGTTCATCTCCTCGGTGGTGGGCCAGCTCGGCTCTGCCGGCCAGGTCAACTACGCGGCCAGCAAGGCCGGGCTGGTCGGCGTGGCCCGCTCGATCACCCGCGAGCTGGGTGGTCGCGGGATCACCGCCAACGTGGTGGCGCCGGGCTTCATCGAGACCGACATGACCGCGGGCCTGTCCGAGACCCAGGTGGCGGAGTACCGCTCCCGGATCCCGGCCGCCCGCCTCGGTGCCGTGCAGGAGGTGGCCGCGGTGGTGGAGTTCCTGGCCGGCGACGCCGCCGGCTACGTCTCCGGGGCGATCATCCCCGTCGACGGCGGCCTCGGCATGGGGCACTGA
- a CDS encoding TerC family protein — protein sequence MELLTSPEIWIAFLTLLALELVLGVDNVVFISILANRLPPEQRKRARLVGLSLALVMRIILLFFASWIVGLTGTLFGVGPWEALQISGRDLVLILGGAFLIYKAVTEIHHKLEGEDGHDSGAGRKAATFGKVLIQIVLIDIVFSLDSVITAVGMVDELAVMIAAVVIAIGVMMFLAEKIGSFVDRHPTVKMLCLAFLVLIGATLLAEGFNVHVSKGVIYGPIAFAIGVEALNLIYRGRAARRSGRTEEPVHLRSKYAEEGEAATLTAPGAAVDDTRD from the coding sequence GTGGAACTCCTCACCAGCCCTGAGATCTGGATCGCCTTCCTGACCCTGCTGGCCCTCGAGCTGGTGCTCGGCGTGGACAACGTCGTGTTCATCTCGATCCTGGCCAACCGGCTCCCCCCCGAGCAGCGCAAGCGGGCCCGGCTGGTCGGGCTGAGCCTGGCCCTGGTGATGCGCATCATCCTGCTGTTCTTCGCCTCCTGGATCGTCGGGCTCACCGGCACCCTGTTCGGCGTCGGCCCGTGGGAGGCGCTGCAGATCAGCGGTCGCGACCTGGTGCTGATCCTCGGTGGGGCCTTCCTGATCTACAAGGCCGTCACCGAGATCCACCACAAGCTGGAGGGCGAGGACGGCCACGACTCCGGCGCCGGGCGCAAGGCCGCCACCTTCGGCAAGGTGCTGATCCAGATCGTGCTGATCGACATCGTGTTCTCCCTGGACTCCGTGATCACCGCGGTCGGCATGGTCGACGAGCTGGCGGTGATGATCGCCGCCGTGGTGATCGCGATCGGCGTGATGATGTTCCTGGCCGAGAAGATCGGCAGCTTCGTCGACCGCCACCCCACGGTCAAGATGCTGTGCCTGGCGTTCCTGGTGCTGATCGGGGCGACGCTGCTGGCCGAGGGCTTCAACGTGCACGTCAGCAAGGGCGTCATCTACGGCCCGATCGCCTTCGCCATCGGCGTCGAGGCGCTCAACCTGATCTACCGCGGCCGCGCCGCCCGCCGCTCCGGACGGACCGAGGAGCCGGTGCACCTGCGCTCGAAGTACGCCGAGGAGGGCGAGGCGGCCACGCTGACCGCGCCCGGCGCGGCGGTCGACGACACCCGCGACTGA
- a CDS encoding ABC transporter ATP-binding protein, translating to MPRGLTVTHIGEDELARGGRGVLRRIATLLRPYRARMALVMLAVVVAAALTAVVPFLTREVFDSALFPVDGGAPRLDLLGWLVAGMVVIPLVTALIGIGQNYLTSVIGNSAMADLRSDLFAHLQRMELAFFTATRTGSIQSRLANDVSGVRTVLTDVATSILQNTVTVSAAFVSMLLLSWQLTLLTVVLMPLFVVIQVRVGRRRQRLARRTQESLSEMTAITEEALSVSGILLSKVFNRAGAETERYRRANREQTALQVQQAMTGRTFMAVVQTFFAITPALIYLAAGFMVTGRVGGGNALTAGTLIAFTTVQARLQQPLMQLMRVSLDVQTSLALFRRIFEYLDLRPAVVERPGAVALDVATMAGRVEFDAVSFRYPEPRALSGTVLRDRFGDSGVAMPVPDAPGDGWALREVDLTVEPGQLAALVGPSGSGKTTATYLVPRFHEVTEGAVRIDGVDVRDLTASSLADAVGIVTQEPYLFHGTIRDNIAYAREGATAGEIEQAARAANIHDRIMSFADGYETITGERGYRLSGGEKQRLAIARVLLKDPRILILDEATSSLDTGTERLVQEALERAARGRTTIAIAHRLSTIRAADVIYGLAGGRVVEQGTHEELLARGGLYARLHAEQAGLPSQPDADGARADVSV from the coding sequence TTGCCCCGGGGTCTCACGGTCACCCACATCGGCGAGGACGAGCTCGCGCGCGGCGGCCGGGGGGTGTTGCGCCGGATCGCGACCCTGCTCCGGCCCTACCGGGCCCGGATGGCGCTGGTGATGCTGGCCGTCGTGGTGGCCGCCGCCCTCACCGCCGTGGTGCCCTTCCTCACCCGGGAGGTCTTCGACAGCGCCCTCTTCCCGGTGGACGGGGGCGCCCCGCGGCTGGACCTGCTGGGCTGGCTGGTCGCGGGCATGGTGGTCATCCCCCTGGTGACCGCCCTGATCGGCATCGGGCAGAACTACCTGACCAGCGTGATCGGCAACTCGGCCATGGCGGACCTGCGCAGCGACCTCTTCGCGCACCTGCAGCGGATGGAGCTCGCCTTCTTCACCGCCACCCGGACCGGGTCCATCCAGTCCCGGCTGGCCAACGACGTCAGCGGGGTGCGGACCGTGCTGACCGACGTGGCCACCTCGATCCTGCAGAACACCGTCACCGTCTCGGCCGCGTTCGTGTCGATGCTGCTGCTCTCCTGGCAGCTGACCCTCCTCACCGTGGTCCTGATGCCGCTGTTCGTGGTGATCCAGGTCCGGGTCGGCCGGCGTCGCCAGCGGCTGGCCCGGCGCACCCAGGAGTCGCTCTCGGAGATGACCGCGATCACCGAGGAGGCCCTCAGCGTCTCCGGCATCCTGCTGTCCAAGGTGTTCAACCGGGCCGGCGCGGAGACCGAGCGGTACCGGCGGGCGAACCGGGAGCAGACCGCGCTCCAGGTCCAGCAGGCCATGACCGGGCGCACCTTCATGGCGGTCGTGCAGACCTTCTTCGCCATCACCCCCGCCCTGATCTACCTCGCCGCCGGGTTCATGGTCACCGGCCGGGTGGGCGGTGGGAACGCCCTCACCGCCGGCACGCTGATCGCCTTCACCACCGTCCAGGCCCGGCTGCAGCAGCCGCTGATGCAGCTGATGCGGGTCAGCCTGGACGTGCAGACGTCGCTGGCCCTGTTCCGCCGGATCTTCGAGTACCTCGACCTGCGACCAGCCGTCGTGGAGCGCCCCGGCGCGGTCGCGCTGGACGTGGCCACCATGGCCGGGCGGGTCGAGTTCGACGCCGTCAGCTTCCGCTACCCCGAGCCGCGGGCGCTCAGCGGCACGGTGCTGCGCGACCGCTTCGGCGACTCCGGGGTGGCGATGCCGGTCCCGGACGCCCCCGGTGACGGGTGGGCGCTGCGCGAGGTCGACCTCACCGTGGAGCCCGGGCAGCTGGCGGCGCTGGTCGGGCCGTCGGGCTCGGGCAAGACCACCGCCACCTACCTCGTCCCCCGCTTCCACGAGGTGACCGAGGGGGCGGTGCGGATCGACGGGGTGGACGTCCGCGACCTGACCGCCTCCTCGCTGGCCGACGCGGTCGGCATCGTCACCCAGGAGCCGTACCTGTTCCACGGCACGATCCGGGACAACATCGCCTACGCCCGGGAGGGGGCCACCGCCGGGGAGATCGAGCAGGCGGCCCGTGCGGCCAACATCCACGACCGGATCATGAGCTTCGCCGACGGCTACGAGACCATCACCGGCGAGCGGGGCTACCGCCTCTCCGGTGGGGAGAAGCAGCGGCTGGCCATCGCCCGGGTGCTGCTCAAGGACCCCCGGATCCTGATCCTGGACGAGGCCACCTCCTCCCTGGACACCGGCACCGAGCGCCTGGTGCAGGAGGCCCTGGAGCGCGCCGCCCGGGGCCGCACCACCATCGCCATCGCCCACCGGCTCTCCACCATCCGGGCCGCGGACGTGATCTACGGGCTGGCCGGCGGACGGGTGGTCGAGCAGGGGACCCACGAGGAGCTGCTGGCCCGGGGCGGCCTCTACGCCCGGCTGCACGCCGAGCAGGCCGGGCTGCCCTCGCAGCCCGATGCCGACGGCGCCCGGGCCGACGTCAGCGTCTGA
- a CDS encoding DUF3099 domain-containing protein: MASRDSDERTVITGAAQGRSADASRRQRNYLIMMGIRMLCFVGLIFVPGNLKWVLLGGAVVLPYIAVLVVNQGDQRTHTTRTPAVAPQEPPLVSDAPAVTAAPEVIEGEVVIDDHPLPALEGRRPGSER; encoded by the coding sequence GTGGCCTCCCGAGACAGCGACGAACGCACCGTCATCACCGGCGCAGCCCAGGGGCGCTCGGCCGATGCCTCGCGGCGGCAGCGCAACTACCTGATCATGATGGGTATCCGCATGCTGTGCTTCGTCGGGCTGATCTTCGTGCCCGGCAACCTCAAGTGGGTGCTGCTCGGCGGGGCCGTCGTGCTCCCCTACATCGCCGTGCTGGTGGTCAACCAGGGCGACCAGCGCACGCACACCACCCGGACCCCCGCGGTCGCTCCGCAGGAGCCTCCGCTCGTGTCCGACGCCCCGGCCGTCACCGCTGCGCCGGAGGTGATCGAGGGTGAGGTGGTCATCGACGACCACCCGCTGCCGGCGCTGGAGGGCCGCCGTCCCGGGAGCGAGCGGTGA
- the moaA gene encoding GTP 3',8-cyclase MoaA: MSATPSTWPRPLRDRHGRVATDLRVSLTDRCNLRCTYCMPADGLEWLGRDELLTSDELERLMRVAVSRLGITSVRLTGGEPLLRRDLTQVIAQVAALEPRPSIALTTNGIGLAARVEELRAAGLDRVNISLDTLDPDTFTQLTRRRRLPDVLAGVEAAVRAGIRPVKVNTVLMRGVNDHEAPDLLEWAMATGVQLRFIEQMPLDAQHGWSRHDMVTADEINESLSRRWRLVDDRAERGSAPAELFRVAGTAHRVGIIASVTRPFCGACDRVRLTADGQLRNCLFARTESDLRPLLRGGATDEEIAERWLTVVGGKRPGHGIDDPSFLQPDRPMSAIGG; the protein is encoded by the coding sequence ATGTCCGCGACCCCGAGCACCTGGCCACGCCCGCTGCGTGACCGCCACGGGCGCGTCGCGACGGACCTCCGGGTGTCCCTCACCGACCGCTGCAACCTGCGCTGCACCTACTGCATGCCGGCCGACGGCCTGGAGTGGCTGGGACGCGACGAGCTGCTCACCTCCGACGAGCTCGAGCGCCTGATGCGGGTCGCGGTGTCCCGGCTGGGGATCACCTCCGTCCGCCTGACCGGGGGCGAGCCGCTGCTGCGTCGCGACCTGACCCAGGTGATCGCCCAGGTGGCGGCGCTGGAGCCGCGGCCCTCGATCGCCCTCACCACCAACGGCATCGGGCTCGCCGCCCGGGTGGAGGAGCTGCGGGCCGCCGGCCTGGACCGGGTCAACATCTCCCTGGACACCCTCGACCCCGACACCTTCACCCAGCTGACCCGACGCCGCCGGCTGCCCGACGTGCTGGCCGGTGTCGAGGCCGCCGTCCGCGCTGGGATCCGGCCGGTCAAGGTGAACACCGTGCTGATGCGCGGGGTGAACGACCACGAGGCCCCGGACCTGCTGGAGTGGGCGATGGCCACCGGGGTGCAGCTGCGCTTCATCGAGCAGATGCCGCTGGACGCCCAGCACGGGTGGAGCCGTCACGACATGGTCACCGCCGACGAGATCAACGAGTCCCTGAGCCGGCGGTGGCGTCTGGTCGACGACCGCGCCGAGCGGGGGAGCGCACCGGCGGAGCTGTTCCGGGTGGCCGGCACGGCGCACCGCGTCGGCATCATCGCCTCGGTCACCCGGCCCTTCTGCGGCGCCTGCGACCGGGTCAGGCTCACCGCCGACGGCCAGCTGCGCAACTGCCTGTTCGCCCGCACCGAGTCCGACCTGCGGCCGCTGCTGCGGGGCGGGGCCACCGACGAGGAGATCGCCGAGCGGTGGCTCACGGTGGTGGGGGGCAAGCGTCCCGGTCACGGCATCGACGACCCCAGCTTCCTGCAGCCGGACCGGCCGATGTCGGCGATCGGCGGCTGA
- a CDS encoding DUF6457 domain-containing protein, with product MNEETRTLFLWLAELADELGLDFDLDEDGVHAVLDLARDAAHQVTRPAAPLTTFMVGVAVGRGASVGATAAAATQLALTRGETGPAAGA from the coding sequence GTGAACGAAGAGACCCGCACCCTCTTTCTGTGGCTGGCCGAGCTGGCCGACGAGCTCGGACTGGACTTCGACCTGGACGAGGACGGCGTGCACGCCGTGCTCGACCTGGCCCGCGACGCCGCCCACCAGGTGACCCGACCCGCCGCCCCCCTCACCACCTTCATGGTCGGGGTGGCCGTCGGACGCGGCGCCTCGGTGGGGGCCACCGCGGCCGCGGCCACCCAGCTCGCGCTGACGCGCGGCGAGACCGGACCTGCCGCCGGCGCCTGA
- a CDS encoding SURF1 family cytochrome oxidase biogenesis protein: MQRLWLRWLVLALFLVVVAVAFTSLGRWQLSRLEERRLGNEQVAAQQQAPPVTADQALADEVTDAEQWQRVEVSGVFEDEQLSVPHRRNGEDPGYEVLTPLRLDDGRHLLVSRGFVPLAQGLPVPDTVPAPPPGPVEVAAWLRRNEVGRDALVTPAAGSVRLVNVPAVAATLPYPVVDTGWLAAYEVRPAQDGGLEPVLVPTPEEGNHFSYALQWFAFTGIAVVGAVVLVRGDLRERRAARAAAVGAAPAD; this comes from the coding sequence GTGCAGCGGCTCTGGCTGCGCTGGCTGGTGCTGGCGCTCTTCCTGGTGGTGGTGGCCGTGGCCTTCACCAGCCTCGGGCGCTGGCAGCTGAGCCGGCTGGAGGAGCGGCGGCTGGGCAACGAGCAGGTGGCCGCCCAGCAGCAGGCCCCTCCCGTGACGGCCGACCAGGCGCTGGCCGACGAGGTCACCGACGCCGAGCAGTGGCAGCGGGTGGAGGTCAGCGGCGTCTTCGAGGACGAGCAGCTCTCCGTGCCGCACCGCCGCAACGGCGAGGACCCGGGCTACGAGGTGCTGACCCCGCTCCGGCTGGACGACGGCCGCCACCTGCTGGTGAGCCGGGGCTTCGTCCCCCTCGCGCAGGGTCTGCCGGTCCCCGACACCGTGCCGGCGCCCCCGCCGGGGCCGGTGGAGGTGGCCGCGTGGCTGCGTCGCAACGAGGTCGGCCGGGACGCCCTGGTCACCCCGGCCGCCGGGTCGGTGCGGCTGGTGAACGTCCCCGCGGTGGCTGCCACGCTGCCCTACCCCGTCGTGGACACCGGCTGGCTGGCCGCCTACGAGGTGCGACCCGCCCAGGACGGCGGGCTGGAGCCGGTCCTGGTGCCGACCCCGGAGGAGGGCAACCACTTCTCCTACGCGCTGCAGTGGTTCGCCTTCACCGGGATCGCGGTGGTGGGCGCGGTGGTGCTGGTGCGCGGTGACCTGCGTGAGCGCCGGGCCGCCCGGGCCGCCGCGGTCGGCGCCGCTCCGGCAGACTGA
- a CDS encoding SDR family oxidoreductase → MDLGLTGRTFVVTAASGGLGRATAEVLVAEGARVVLVARRAEVLAEAVEQLGGERAVALPADLTDPGTAERACRLALEAFGSLDGAMVSVGGPPKGSALGTTEEQWHDAFDSVFLPALRVSRTVLEHATRPDVALAWVLSSTSKQPLPQMAISNGLRPGLGLLVKQLADEVGPQGARVVGLMPGTISTERITYLHAQSEDPAAAREAAARSVPLRRLGEPAEFARVAAFALSPAASYLTGCLLPVDGGVMRVL, encoded by the coding sequence ATGGACCTGGGACTGACCGGACGCACCTTCGTCGTCACCGCCGCCTCCGGCGGGCTGGGACGCGCCACCGCGGAGGTCCTGGTGGCCGAGGGGGCCCGGGTGGTGCTGGTGGCCCGCCGCGCCGAGGTGCTGGCCGAGGCCGTCGAGCAGCTGGGCGGGGAGCGGGCGGTGGCGCTGCCGGCCGACCTGACCGACCCGGGGACCGCCGAGCGGGCCTGCCGGCTGGCGCTGGAGGCCTTCGGCTCCCTGGACGGGGCGATGGTCAGCGTGGGCGGGCCTCCCAAGGGTTCCGCGCTGGGCACCACCGAGGAGCAGTGGCACGACGCCTTCGACTCGGTCTTCCTCCCGGCGCTGCGGGTCTCCCGGACCGTCCTGGAGCACGCCACCCGGCCCGACGTCGCGCTGGCCTGGGTGCTCTCCAGCACCAGCAAGCAGCCGCTGCCCCAGATGGCCATCAGCAACGGCCTGCGGCCCGGCCTCGGTCTGCTGGTCAAGCAGCTGGCCGACGAGGTCGGCCCGCAGGGCGCCCGGGTCGTCGGGCTGATGCCCGGCACGATCAGCACCGAGCGGATCACCTACCTGCACGCCCAGAGCGAGGACCCGGCCGCGGCCCGCGAGGCGGCGGCACGGAGCGTCCCGCTGCGGCGTCTCGGCGAGCCGGCGGAGTTCGCCCGGGTGGCCGCCTTCGCGCTCTCCCCGGCAGCCAGCTACCTCACCGGCTGCCTGCTGCCGGTCGACGGCGGCGTCATGCGCGTCCTCTGA
- a CDS encoding putative RNA methyltransferase produces the protein MGALTDLAGLLRCPVPHHAGEAALAPDGDGRTLGCPDGHRFDLARQGHVNLLSRPAGANADTAEMVAARERFLAGGHYAPLTRALGDVLADLPEDALLLESGAGTAHHLRGVLGAGPRRGLALDVSVAAVRRAARADPRIGAVVADSWEPWPVRTGCLDAVLAVFAPRNPAETARVLRPGGVLVVATPEPGHLRELRESSSLLGIEEGKVERLREQLGAGFDEEEVDVVDHLLHLDPTQARDLVLMGPNGHHLSPVELAGLWPEGASTRVSVRVARYRVRPPTRSRG, from the coding sequence GTGGGCGCCCTCACCGACCTGGCCGGGCTGCTGCGATGCCCGGTCCCGCACCACGCCGGCGAGGCCGCGCTGGCCCCCGACGGTGACGGCCGGACCCTGGGCTGCCCGGACGGGCACCGCTTCGACCTGGCCCGCCAGGGCCACGTCAACCTGCTCAGCCGCCCGGCCGGGGCCAACGCGGACACCGCGGAGATGGTCGCGGCGCGGGAGCGCTTCCTGGCCGGCGGCCACTACGCACCGCTGACCCGCGCCCTGGGCGACGTGCTGGCCGACCTCCCCGAGGACGCGCTGCTGCTGGAGAGCGGGGCCGGGACCGCCCACCACCTCCGGGGCGTGCTGGGCGCGGGCCCGCGTCGTGGCCTGGCCCTGGACGTCTCGGTGGCCGCCGTCCGCCGTGCCGCGCGGGCCGACCCGAGGATCGGCGCCGTGGTGGCCGACAGCTGGGAGCCGTGGCCGGTCCGCACCGGCTGCCTGGACGCCGTGCTGGCCGTCTTCGCCCCGCGCAACCCGGCCGAGACCGCCCGGGTGCTGCGGCCCGGTGGTGTGCTGGTGGTGGCGACGCCGGAGCCCGGGCACCTGCGCGAGCTCCGGGAGTCCTCGTCCCTGCTGGGGATCGAGGAGGGCAAGGTGGAGCGGTTGCGCGAGCAGCTGGGAGCCGGCTTCGACGAGGAGGAGGTGGACGTCGTGGACCACCTGCTGCACCTCGACCCCACCCAGGCCCGCGACCTGGTGCTGATGGGCCCGAACGGGCACCACCTCTCCCCTGTCGAGCTGGCCGGTCTCTGGCCCGAGGGCGCGAGCACCCGGGTCAGCGTCCGGGTGGCCCGGTACCGCGTCCGCCCGCCCACCCGCTCCCGCGGCTGA
- a CDS encoding helix-turn-helix domain-containing protein, with protein sequence MTMARGARITGEQRQTLAVELRGRYDAGESVRSLADSCGRSYGFVQTLLKEAGTGLRSRGGAMPRTPAEKVPTRVTTQSGVSAEGEAEVPRRASARPRAGSAGGTTRRRTGTAAASSRSRATSTATPPAEVVAGATVLEGARRVLASARGTGVTGIAGAPHDSTTGQGATPAAAGAQQAGTKDAKGKDVKGKDAKGKDAKVKDAKVKGAKVKGAKGKDGKIKDAKVKSVKIKDVEDARSGKGAVVDTIKDAEGGAGKGAKTKNAKTKNAKTKNAKTKNAKTKSAKGEDAKATSGKGAAKGKTAGKKG encoded by the coding sequence ATGACCATGGCACGTGGAGCCCGTATCACCGGTGAGCAGCGGCAGACCCTGGCCGTCGAGCTGCGTGGACGCTACGACGCGGGGGAGAGCGTGCGGTCGCTCGCCGACTCCTGCGGGCGCTCCTACGGGTTCGTCCAGACGCTGCTGAAGGAGGCCGGCACGGGGCTGCGGTCCCGGGGTGGCGCCATGCCGCGCACGCCGGCGGAGAAGGTGCCGACGCGTGTCACCACGCAGTCCGGCGTGAGCGCCGAGGGTGAGGCGGAGGTGCCGCGACGAGCCAGCGCACGTCCTCGTGCCGGCTCCGCCGGCGGGACCACCCGCCGGCGCACGGGCACCGCGGCGGCCAGCTCCAGGAGCCGGGCCACCAGCACGGCGACGCCTCCGGCCGAGGTGGTCGCCGGTGCGACGGTGCTGGAGGGAGCCCGCCGCGTGCTCGCCTCGGCCCGGGGGACCGGGGTGACCGGGATCGCCGGTGCGCCGCACGACTCGACGACCGGCCAGGGGGCTACGCCCGCCGCGGCCGGTGCCCAGCAGGCCGGGACCAAGGACGCCAAGGGCAAGGACGTCAAGGGCAAGGACGCCAAGGGCAAGGACGCCAAGGTCAAGGACGCCAAGGTCAAGGGCGCCAAGGTCAAGGGCGCCAAGGGCAAGGACGGGAAGATCAAGGACGCCAAGGTCAAGAGCGTCAAGATCAAGGACGTCGAGGACGCCAGGAGCGGCAAGGGCGCCGTGGTCGACACGATCAAGGACGCCGAGGGCGGTGCTGGCAAGGGCGCGAAGACCAAGAACGCGAAGACCAAGAACGCCAAGACCAAGAACGCCAAGACCAAGAACGCCAAGACCAAGAGTGCCAAGGGCGAGGACGCCAAGGCCACGAGCGGCAAGGGTGCGGCGAAGGGGAAGACCGCCGGCAAGAAGGGCTGA